A section of the Spirosoma pollinicola genome encodes:
- a CDS encoding GlsB/YeaQ/YmgE family stress response membrane protein, with the protein MGFLYSIILGGIAGYIASRLMDSHNSALVNIILGIVGGLVGGFIAKRLGNDPDNDGLFMNLLISVGGAIVLIFLGRLF; encoded by the coding sequence ATGGGCTTTTTATATTCTATTATCCTGGGTGGTATTGCCGGTTACATCGCCAGCCGACTCATGGACAGTCACAATTCGGCTTTAGTCAATATCATTTTGGGTATTGTGGGTGGCCTTGTCGGCGGTTTCATCGCCAAGCGGCTCGGCAACGACCCAGACAACGATGGCTTATTCATGAACTTATTAATTTCCGTAGGCGGAGCCATCGTACTGATTTTCCTGGGGCGGCTGTTTTAA
- a CDS encoding PVC-type heme-binding CxxCH protein: MNRLLTAKRSAFSRRMVALSAAGLLVGGVFVGAYQNRNLNAASGRYLTNLFAQLSDDDKHDPKYAVGSLNVAPGLEATLFAAEPMLKNPTNIDVDARGRVWVCEAYNYRPAINGNPTSKEGDRIMILEDTNGDGKADVSKVFYQGADIESPLGIWVQGNKVIVSDSPNVWVFTDENGDDKADKKELLFTGIGGEQHDHGMHTFVFGPDGKWYFNFGNEGGQLLDKDNNAVVDIATGKTINKQNFKMGMVFRCDPDGKNVEVLGQNFRNNYEVAVDSYGTLWQSDNDDDGNKGVRINYVMEYGNYGYTDEMTGAGWQANRENIEPEIPRRHWHLNDPGVVPNLIQTGAGSPTGMIVYEGTLLPEVFRNQMIHCDAGPNVVRSYPVQKDGAGYKAEIVNVLEGTRDQWFRPADVCVAPDGSLIIADWYDPGVGGHQAGDQSRGRVYRVAPPNSPYTMPKVDLTTTDGAILALQSPNMSIRYAAWQKLRSMDKKAEKALAKLYKTSTNPRMQARALWLLSKLDKGPKYIETALKSDNPDLRITALRAARELKTNIIPYAKQLVNDADAQVRREVAIALRGNTSPDAPALWAQLASQYDGKDRWYLEALGIGADGNWDTYYAAWVRQMNNDPLANVGGRDIVWRARTKESVPMLAKLAGDPAVDVNQRLRYFRAFDFNPGATEKSNALLGILQANSNTTEVTKLALRHLDPEFVKNSPVATSALTKLMNDVYGTPEYVELVTRFEPVSENAHLKQLAVQKSMDGMGRDAVRQLLKQKGGPMVWEVINGNDPEAATNMLVALRRVGNKESMDILKTVALDDKRSSALRREATRSLGGSMEGADMVVALLKSGDIKGDYKKSAVQGVSNDWRKNIRIQAASFLDGGQSAEGKKLPGMNELLAMNGDAARGVSVFKNNCNICHQVNGEGMDFGPKLSEIGSKLPKEGQYLAILHPDAGISFGYEGWEVKFKDGSAMTGIISSKTETDLQMKFPGGVVQNFKTSDVVSMKQLDASMMPSGLQESMSTQNLVDLVEYLASLKKK; the protein is encoded by the coding sequence ATGAATCGATTATTAACAGCGAAACGCTCCGCCTTTTCACGACGGATGGTCGCATTATCAGCCGCTGGATTACTTGTTGGTGGCGTATTTGTTGGGGCATATCAGAATCGAAACCTCAATGCTGCTTCGGGGCGTTACCTGACAAACCTGTTCGCTCAATTGAGCGACGATGATAAGCATGATCCTAAATATGCCGTTGGTAGCCTGAATGTAGCACCGGGACTGGAAGCAACTCTGTTTGCCGCCGAACCCATGCTGAAGAATCCAACCAATATTGATGTGGATGCTCGTGGGCGGGTTTGGGTATGCGAAGCGTACAATTACCGCCCAGCCATAAATGGCAATCCAACCAGCAAAGAGGGCGACCGCATCATGATTCTGGAAGATACCAATGGCGATGGCAAGGCCGATGTCTCGAAGGTGTTTTATCAGGGTGCCGATATTGAGTCACCGCTGGGTATTTGGGTGCAGGGTAATAAAGTGATCGTGTCCGATAGTCCGAACGTTTGGGTATTTACCGACGAAAACGGCGACGATAAAGCGGACAAAAAAGAACTGCTCTTTACGGGTATTGGTGGCGAACAGCACGACCACGGCATGCACACCTTTGTGTTCGGGCCGGATGGTAAATGGTATTTCAACTTCGGCAACGAAGGAGGCCAGCTTCTCGACAAAGACAACAATGCAGTTGTCGATATCGCTACCGGAAAAACCATCAACAAGCAGAATTTCAAGATGGGCATGGTGTTTCGCTGCGACCCCGATGGGAAGAACGTGGAGGTACTTGGCCAGAATTTCCGTAATAACTATGAAGTCGCCGTTGACTCCTATGGTACGCTGTGGCAGTCGGACAACGACGACGATGGCAACAAAGGTGTTCGGATCAACTACGTCATGGAATATGGCAACTACGGCTATACCGACGAAATGACCGGCGCGGGCTGGCAGGCTAACCGGGAGAATATCGAACCCGAAATCCCCAGACGCCATTGGCACCTCAACGACCCTGGTGTTGTTCCGAACCTTATTCAAACCGGAGCAGGCTCGCCAACGGGTATGATCGTGTATGAAGGAACGCTTCTGCCCGAAGTATTTCGGAATCAGATGATTCACTGCGATGCCGGTCCCAATGTAGTGCGGTCGTATCCTGTGCAAAAGGACGGCGCGGGTTATAAAGCTGAAATCGTAAATGTGCTGGAAGGCACCCGCGATCAGTGGTTCCGGCCTGCCGATGTGTGTGTGGCACCCGATGGCTCACTCATTATTGCCGATTGGTATGACCCCGGCGTGGGTGGACACCAGGCGGGCGATCAGAGCCGGGGGCGCGTGTATCGGGTGGCACCACCCAATTCGCCCTACACCATGCCAAAAGTTGATCTGACAACCACCGACGGGGCCATTCTGGCACTGCAAAGCCCGAATATGTCCATTCGGTATGCTGCCTGGCAGAAGTTGCGGAGCATGGACAAAAAGGCCGAAAAAGCACTGGCTAAACTGTATAAAACGTCAACTAACCCCCGGATGCAGGCCCGCGCTCTATGGCTATTGAGCAAGCTCGATAAAGGACCGAAATACATTGAAACGGCGCTGAAAAGTGATAACCCAGATTTACGGATTACGGCACTTCGGGCGGCACGCGAACTCAAAACAAATATCATTCCCTACGCAAAACAGCTTGTTAATGATGCAGACGCTCAGGTTCGCCGGGAGGTTGCCATTGCTCTTCGGGGGAATACTTCACCTGATGCTCCTGCATTATGGGCGCAACTGGCGAGTCAGTACGATGGCAAAGATCGCTGGTATCTGGAAGCCCTGGGCATAGGTGCCGATGGCAATTGGGATACATACTATGCTGCCTGGGTGAGGCAAATGAACAACGATCCGCTGGCCAATGTAGGCGGTCGTGACATTGTATGGCGTGCTCGTACCAAAGAGTCTGTTCCCATGCTGGCGAAGCTGGCGGGCGACCCGGCCGTAGATGTCAATCAGCGTTTACGTTATTTCCGGGCGTTTGATTTCAATCCCGGTGCTACCGAAAAATCAAATGCGTTGCTCGGTATTTTACAGGCAAATAGTAACACGACTGAGGTTACCAAACTGGCGCTACGGCACCTCGACCCTGAATTCGTAAAGAACTCACCTGTGGCAACGAGTGCGCTGACCAAACTCATGAACGACGTGTACGGCACCCCCGAATACGTTGAACTGGTAACTCGTTTTGAGCCGGTATCCGAAAATGCCCACCTGAAACAACTGGCCGTTCAGAAGTCGATGGACGGTATGGGGCGCGATGCCGTTCGGCAGTTGCTCAAGCAAAAGGGCGGCCCGATGGTTTGGGAGGTAATTAATGGAAATGACCCCGAAGCGGCCACAAATATGCTGGTGGCACTGCGCCGGGTGGGGAATAAAGAGTCGATGGACATTCTGAAAACGGTGGCCCTTGACGACAAACGGTCATCCGCCCTGCGACGGGAAGCGACCCGTTCCTTAGGGGGTAGTATGGAAGGGGCAGACATGGTCGTGGCTCTACTCAAATCCGGTGACATAAAAGGCGATTATAAAAAGTCGGCCGTACAGGGCGTTAGCAACGACTGGCGCAAAAACATTCGGATTCAGGCGGCTAGCTTCCTGGATGGCGGCCAAAGTGCGGAGGGTAAAAAACTACCCGGCATGAATGAATTGCTGGCTATGAATGGCGATGCAGCCCGTGGCGTCTCCGTGTTCAAGAATAATTGCAACATCTGCCATCAGGTAAATGGTGAGGGTATGGACTTCGGTCCAAAGCTGTCGGAAATTGGCTCTAAATTGCCCAAAGAAGGTCAGTATCTGGCTATTCTGCACCCCGACGCGGGTATTAGTTTCGGCTATGAAGGATGGGAGGTGAAGTTCAAAGACGGCAGTGCCATGACGGGCATCATATCCAGCAAAACCGAAACCGACCTGCAGATGAAGTTTCCGGGTGGGGTGGTGCAGAATTTCAAAACGTCTGATGTTGTGTCGATGAAACAACTGGATGCATCCATGATGCCCTCAGGTTTGCAGGAATCCATGAGCACACAGAATTTGGTTGATTTAGTGGAATATTTAGCAAGTTTAAAAAAGAAATAG
- a CDS encoding hydroxypyruvate isomerase family protein, with protein MQRRNFVKSTFGAAGLGAAGLGLAGTAVTSESVAGNWHSQPNLLAKNTFKLKYAPHFGMFENSAGSDLIDQLKFMADLGFTAIEDNGMMGRDPALQTKIGEEMARLGMKMGVFVLDKGGNGQNTLAAGKTEFVDIFLAGCRKAVETAKRINGKLTTVVPGDFERNLPIGIQTGHVIDALRRGADILAPAGVVMVLEPLSDTPNLFLRTSDQTYEICRAVNSPSCKILFDIYHMQKNEGHIIPHINWCWNEIGYFQIGDNPGRNEPTTGEINYKNVFKYIYQKQKAENKEFIFGMEHGKSMKGKEGEVALIKAYVESDSFSV; from the coding sequence ATGCAACGACGTAATTTTGTAAAATCAACATTTGGCGCGGCCGGCCTAGGCGCGGCCGGCTTAGGTCTGGCAGGTACCGCTGTAACGAGTGAATCAGTAGCCGGTAACTGGCACTCACAACCGAACTTGCTGGCTAAAAATACCTTCAAGCTGAAATATGCCCCTCACTTCGGCATGTTCGAAAACAGTGCGGGCAGCGACCTGATCGATCAACTCAAATTCATGGCCGACCTTGGTTTTACGGCCATCGAAGACAACGGCATGATGGGCCGGGACCCGGCACTTCAAACCAAAATTGGGGAAGAAATGGCTCGTCTTGGTATGAAAATGGGTGTTTTTGTACTCGATAAAGGCGGTAATGGGCAGAATACACTGGCCGCTGGAAAAACCGAATTTGTTGATATTTTTCTGGCTGGATGCCGAAAAGCCGTCGAGACAGCAAAGCGAATCAATGGCAAACTGACAACGGTTGTTCCCGGCGATTTTGAGCGTAATCTGCCAATTGGTATTCAAACCGGGCATGTTATAGACGCCCTTCGCCGGGGTGCCGATATTCTGGCTCCGGCCGGAGTGGTTATGGTGCTGGAACCCTTGAGCGACACGCCTAACCTATTTTTACGAACATCGGATCAAACGTATGAAATTTGCCGGGCGGTCAACAGTCCATCCTGTAAAATTCTGTTTGATATCTACCACATGCAGAAAAACGAAGGGCACATTATTCCCCACATTAACTGGTGCTGGAACGAAATTGGCTACTTTCAAATTGGCGACAACCCAGGCCGTAATGAACCCACAACGGGTGAAATCAATTACAAAAATGTGTTCAAGTACATTTACCAGAAACAAAAAGCCGAGAATAAGGAGTTTATTTTCGGTATGGAACACGGGAAGTCGATGAAGGGCAAAGAAGGCGAAGTCGCCCTTATTAAAGCTTATGTAGAATCCGATAGCTTTAGCGTGTAG
- a CDS encoding isoamylase early set domain-containing protein, producing MAVAKQFLKSKPLAKVTFELSAEAVNGAKTVALAGEFNGWDAQALKKQKDGSYKTTVELPVGGEYQYRYVLDGTTWTNDSAADKYVPSGVSYDENSVVVL from the coding sequence ATGGCAGTTGCCAAACAATTCCTCAAAAGCAAGCCCCTTGCAAAAGTAACGTTTGAGTTGTCGGCCGAAGCCGTCAACGGTGCTAAGACGGTCGCTCTGGCCGGTGAATTCAATGGCTGGGATGCCCAGGCCCTGAAAAAGCAGAAAGATGGTTCTTACAAAACGACGGTTGAATTGCCAGTTGGTGGCGAATACCAATACCGCTACGTTTTGGATGGTACAACATGGACGAATGACTCAGCCGCCGACAAATATGTTCCGAGCGGTGTTTCATACGACGAGAACTCGGTTGTTGTTCTCTAA
- the pnuC gene encoding nicotinamide riboside transporter PnuC, giving the protein MADFFDIHTIFFTVWDYPMSYLEFFGALSGAVATWLAAKANVWSWPIGAASVLLFFFLFFQIQLYPDMFLQVFFFITNLQGWWRWTHPKALEADSRNELRITRLLGKPLVLVLLGGVVAMGVLGTFAQNLHVWFPVLFSQPSAFPYLDSFTTVMSIIGTFMMIQKKLECWWVWLLVDIISTYMYFTKGVKLVGVEYAVFCLIAFQGAWHWTREYRAYSAQSA; this is encoded by the coding sequence ATGGCCGATTTTTTCGACATCCACACGATTTTCTTTACGGTATGGGATTACCCCATGAGTTACCTCGAATTTTTCGGGGCCTTATCAGGTGCGGTAGCCACCTGGCTAGCCGCCAAAGCCAACGTATGGAGCTGGCCCATCGGAGCCGCCAGTGTGCTGCTTTTCTTCTTTTTGTTCTTCCAGATTCAGCTCTACCCCGATATGTTTTTGCAGGTTTTCTTCTTTATCACGAACCTGCAAGGCTGGTGGCGCTGGACACACCCCAAAGCCCTGGAAGCCGACAGCCGCAATGAGCTTCGTATTACCCGGCTTCTGGGTAAACCCCTGGTTCTAGTGTTGCTTGGCGGGGTGGTCGCTATGGGTGTTTTGGGCACCTTCGCACAGAACCTGCACGTCTGGTTTCCGGTCTTATTCAGCCAGCCAAGCGCATTCCCCTATCTCGATTCGTTTACAACGGTCATGAGTATTATTGGTACATTCATGATGATTCAGAAAAAGCTGGAATGCTGGTGGGTGTGGCTGCTTGTCGACATCATCAGCACCTATATGTATTTTACGAAAGGTGTAAAACTGGTCGGTGTCGAATACGCTGTTTTTTGCCTGATTGCCTTTCAGGGAGCATGGCACTGGACTCGTGAGTACAGAGCGTATTCGGCGCAGTCGGCGTGA
- a CDS encoding Gfo/Idh/MocA family protein: MQRIAMLGGGFIGRFYAESIHGQRSRDKVVAIYARREETAQKFATDYGCDFASTNMEEVIAHPNVDMVCIALPNNIHEMAVNLCAKHKKSVVCTKPLGRNADEALRMMQTVEEAGIFAGYLEDLCYTPKFLKSLESVKSGALGRILWAKSRETHPGPHSDWFWDKEQAGGGCMLDLGCHCVEISRNFIGKDVKPIEVMCWAATQVKPIDAEDHAIALVKYENGAIGQFEVSWTFRGGMDLRDEVMGTEGTIWINNFLRTGFEMFTTGTGADYVAEKAESNTGWLFPVGDEVNDLGYNHMFTDMFKSQEEGREPAETFYDGYVVNAVLDAAYKSAETKQWEKVNLPVWRGQEGLKPESTLVEYDADHYLIKQEMTHDGRNKVILKEKASGKIIERDLV; this comes from the coding sequence ATGCAACGTATTGCTATGCTTGGGGGCGGCTTCATTGGCCGCTTCTATGCCGAATCCATCCACGGTCAGCGCAGCCGCGACAAAGTGGTTGCCATTTATGCTCGTCGGGAGGAAACCGCCCAGAAATTTGCGACCGACTACGGCTGTGATTTTGCTTCAACCAACATGGAAGAAGTAATCGCCCACCCCAACGTGGACATGGTTTGTATTGCCCTTCCTAATAACATCCACGAAATGGCGGTTAACCTCTGCGCCAAACACAAAAAATCGGTGGTATGTACAAAACCGCTGGGCCGTAATGCCGACGAAGCCCTGCGCATGATGCAGACGGTTGAAGAAGCAGGCATTTTTGCGGGTTATCTGGAAGACTTATGCTACACACCAAAATTCCTCAAATCGCTGGAAAGTGTTAAAAGTGGCGCACTGGGTCGCATTCTCTGGGCGAAATCGCGCGAAACGCACCCCGGCCCGCACTCCGACTGGTTTTGGGATAAAGAGCAGGCCGGGGGGGGATGTATGCTCGATCTGGGTTGCCATTGTGTCGAAATTTCCCGGAACTTCATTGGGAAAGATGTGAAGCCCATAGAGGTCATGTGCTGGGCCGCTACGCAGGTGAAACCGATTGATGCTGAAGACCACGCTATTGCCCTGGTAAAATACGAAAATGGGGCTATCGGGCAGTTCGAAGTAAGCTGGACGTTCCGGGGCGGCATGGACCTTCGCGATGAGGTCATGGGAACGGAAGGTACCATCTGGATCAACAATTTCCTTCGAACGGGCTTTGAGATGTTCACCACGGGTACAGGTGCCGATTACGTGGCGGAAAAAGCCGAATCCAATACTGGCTGGCTATTTCCCGTTGGCGATGAAGTCAATGATCTGGGATACAATCACATGTTTACAGACATGTTCAAATCGCAGGAGGAAGGCCGCGAACCCGCCGAAACCTTCTATGATGGATATGTCGTGAATGCCGTTCTCGATGCCGCCTATAAATCAGCCGAAACGAAACAGTGGGAAAAAGTAAACCTGCCGGTCTGGCGCGGACAGGAGGGTCTCAAACCCGAATCGACGCTGGTCGAGTACGACGCCGATCACTATCTCATCAAGCAGGAAATGACCCACGATGGCCGGAACAAGGTGATTTTGAAAGAAAAAGCCAGTGGAAAAATCATTGAACGGGATTTGGTTTAG
- a CDS encoding SDR family NAD(P)-dependent oxidoreductase translates to MWLESKKIVVIGGTTGMGLSAALAFVREGAQVVVVGRNPESCAVAEKQLDGNGLAMSGDAADPQTAPEAIALCQQIFGGFDGLFHVAGGSGRRFGDGPLHDITLDGWNYTVNLNLTSLMLSNQAAVRVFRAQGGGGVILNMGSVLGSSPSPAYFATHAYAAMKSAVIGFTKSVAAYYANDNIRVNVLAPALVETPMAQRATKDETIIAFTKTKQPLDGGRIGLPSDLDGAAVYFMSDYSAFTTGQVLTVDGGWSVSEGQI, encoded by the coding sequence ATGTGGTTAGAATCTAAAAAAATCGTTGTCATTGGCGGCACAACGGGTATGGGCTTGTCGGCGGCACTGGCGTTCGTTCGTGAAGGGGCGCAGGTTGTCGTGGTCGGGCGAAACCCCGAAAGTTGTGCCGTAGCCGAAAAACAACTCGATGGCAATGGGCTGGCCATGTCGGGCGATGCCGCCGATCCGCAAACGGCTCCTGAGGCCATTGCGCTGTGTCAGCAGATTTTTGGCGGTTTCGATGGGTTGTTTCATGTCGCGGGTGGGAGCGGTCGACGGTTCGGTGATGGCCCTCTGCACGATATTACGCTCGATGGCTGGAATTATACGGTTAACCTCAACCTAACCTCATTGATGTTGTCGAACCAGGCTGCCGTTCGGGTATTCCGGGCGCAGGGTGGAGGGGGCGTTATCCTGAACATGGGTTCTGTGCTCGGGTCCAGTCCGTCGCCCGCCTATTTTGCTACACATGCCTACGCGGCCATGAAATCGGCTGTAATTGGGTTTACCAAGTCGGTGGCGGCCTACTATGCCAACGATAACATACGTGTCAATGTGCTGGCACCGGCCCTTGTCGAAACCCCAATGGCGCAACGTGCCACAAAAGATGAAACAATCATAGCGTTCACCAAAACCAAGCAACCGCTCGATGGGGGTCGTATTGGCCTTCCTTCTGATTTGGATGGTGCTGCCGTCTATTTTATGTCCGATTATTCGGCCTTCACCACCGGCCAGGTGCTCACGGTAGATGGCGGCTGGAGCGTAAGCGAAGGACAGATATGA
- a CDS encoding ROK family protein, which produces MTTAIGIDLGGTWIKGVLMDIETGELVKQLYHPTLGDKDWKQAVAESVADLRNESAGAVRAIGLSAPGLPGPTNESIAFMPGRLSGLEGFHWGNFLNDTVYVVNDAHAALLAESRFGVAKGQKNVVMLTLGTGVGGGILIDGKLYQGNFQKAGHMGHVTVDADGDRDITGMPGSLEDAIGNATIEKRSLGRFTSTYELLEAYKKGDYFAQWVWLSSVRKLAIGISSFVNLFSPDLVVLGGGITQAEDDLLLPLAEFMNLYEWRPGGMETPIKIAQFGDMAGAIGAASFAIQCS; this is translated from the coding sequence ATGACCACCGCAATTGGCATTGACCTTGGGGGCACCTGGATTAAAGGGGTGCTCATGGATATTGAAACCGGCGAACTAGTTAAGCAGCTTTATCACCCTACGCTTGGCGACAAAGACTGGAAGCAGGCTGTGGCTGAATCCGTTGCCGATCTGCGTAACGAATCAGCAGGGGCGGTGCGTGCCATTGGGCTGTCGGCCCCTGGTTTGCCGGGTCCAACGAATGAATCCATCGCTTTTATGCCCGGTCGGTTGAGCGGACTTGAAGGGTTTCATTGGGGAAATTTTCTGAACGATACCGTTTACGTTGTCAACGACGCCCATGCGGCTCTGCTGGCCGAAAGTCGCTTTGGCGTTGCCAAAGGTCAGAAGAATGTCGTGATGCTAACGCTTGGTACGGGCGTTGGTGGCGGGATTCTGATAGACGGAAAGTTGTATCAGGGTAACTTTCAGAAAGCAGGCCATATGGGCCATGTAACTGTAGATGCCGATGGCGACCGCGATATTACGGGTATGCCAGGGAGTCTGGAAGATGCCATTGGCAATGCCACCATTGAGAAACGATCACTGGGTCGGTTTACGTCGACCTACGAATTGCTCGAAGCCTATAAAAAAGGTGACTATTTTGCGCAGTGGGTCTGGCTGTCGTCGGTTCGGAAGCTAGCCATAGGGATTAGTTCTTTTGTGAATTTATTCTCGCCGGATTTAGTCGTGCTAGGTGGGGGTATAACCCAGGCCGAAGATGATTTACTATTGCCACTTGCCGAGTTCATGAACCTCTACGAATGGCGTCCCGGTGGGATGGAAACACCCATTAAAATCGCTCAATTTGGCGATATGGCTGGCGCTATTGGAGCCGCAAGTTTCGCGATACAGTGTTCTTGA
- a CDS encoding sugar isomerase domain-containing protein, producing MISQYIQKCRQILDTVDAQKTQIEEAARWFADTILAGRMVHVFGSGHSRIMVEEMWPRYGSFPGFNPIVELSLTFHNLVVGANGQRQAMFLENVPGFADRILRNYDLSNQDAALVISSSGCNVVPIEMAELFQRRGVKVVALITKDHAEQSTSKRSDGKKLSDFADLILDTGAPVGDAMLTVPNLDTPVAPGSTVGGAVIVNCIKAEVARLLTEAGHPPKVLSAGVVVGAERAVDLFEAAYDEHAHRLAKLYANVGIPSYVSQTNR from the coding sequence ATGATAAGTCAATACATCCAAAAGTGCCGTCAGATTCTCGATACGGTAGACGCACAAAAAACACAAATTGAAGAAGCCGCCCGGTGGTTTGCCGATACGATTCTGGCCGGCCGCATGGTGCATGTGTTCGGGTCAGGGCACAGCCGGATCATGGTCGAAGAAATGTGGCCACGCTATGGCTCCTTTCCCGGCTTCAACCCCATTGTTGAACTGTCGCTAACATTCCATAATCTCGTGGTAGGGGCCAATGGGCAACGTCAGGCCATGTTTTTGGAGAACGTACCCGGATTTGCCGACCGTATCCTCCGAAATTATGACCTGTCAAATCAGGATGCTGCGCTCGTAATTTCCTCATCGGGATGTAATGTCGTGCCCATCGAAATGGCCGAGTTGTTTCAACGGCGGGGTGTAAAAGTAGTAGCGTTGATTACAAAAGACCACGCAGAACAAAGCACCAGCAAACGGAGCGATGGCAAAAAGCTGAGCGACTTTGCCGATTTGATTCTGGACACGGGTGCGCCCGTTGGCGACGCTATGCTAACGGTCCCAAATCTGGATACGCCCGTTGCACCCGGCAGCACAGTTGGCGGAGCTGTCATCGTAAACTGTATTAAAGCCGAAGTTGCTCGTTTACTTACCGAAGCAGGTCATCCCCCCAAAGTGCTTAGCGCGGGTGTTGTGGTGGGTGCCGAGCGGGCGGTCGACTTGTTTGAGGCTGCCTATGACGAACACGCACATCGATTGGCTAAATTGTATGCGAATGTGGGCATACCCAGCTATGTAAGCCAGACAAACCGCTAA
- a CDS encoding GNAT family N-acetyltransferase codes for MIETPRLTLMPLTLDQLRLHIANKYELEQTLGLQKGSRQAWEPVLSIIVHFTIPRLQNPKLDPMYHTMWLAVDREKKQFVAEAKFKGEPDETGAIEIGYGTYPGFQRKGYMTEMVGGMLNWARQQPGVQRVVADTTAENVASQKVLEKNDFRLFDQIEDMLWWEISI; via the coding sequence ATGATTGAAACGCCCCGCCTGACGTTGATGCCGCTCACACTTGACCAGCTTCGTCTCCACATCGCTAATAAGTATGAGCTAGAGCAAACATTAGGCTTACAAAAGGGGAGTCGACAGGCATGGGAGCCTGTATTGAGCATCATTGTGCATTTCACGATTCCTCGCTTGCAGAACCCCAAACTCGATCCAATGTATCACACGATGTGGCTGGCCGTTGATCGGGAGAAAAAACAGTTTGTGGCCGAAGCAAAGTTTAAAGGTGAACCTGATGAAACCGGAGCCATCGAAATAGGCTATGGAACGTATCCGGGGTTTCAGCGGAAAGGGTATATGACTGAAATGGTTGGCGGGATGCTGAATTGGGCACGTCAGCAACCGGGTGTCCAGCGTGTAGTGGCCGACACAACTGCCGAAAATGTAGCCTCACAAAAAGTGCTGGAAAAAAATGACTTCCGTTTGTTCGACCAAATCGAAGACATGCTCTGGTGGGAGATTAGTATATAA
- a CDS encoding methionine synthase, translating to MQPVPIKTTVVGSMPFPGWLEFSSQNLSQFGPADINEMIEDAVVASVHDQVSAGLDVITDGEQTRFDFNLSFYGYINGIQNNETELRRFGPPAHDQRGKHNIVEPLTAPRGLGVVEEYLRLKRLAPEGQGLKVSIPGPYTLSGRLLPGSLYKDRWEVTEALLPLVNKEIADLVALGVPEICVDEPSMSCYAYREDTKRFVDIFNRTVAPGVGKTRLSMHLCFGNYKGRSVGKKSIAPMFPDFLDMTVDELHSEMTILNFSEVNLLARFAEKFDVAVGVIDVKSYYIETPEDVAERIRKCLPYVPAEKLAVAPDCGLSQTARWAAKQKLANMVAGAKIVRGNL from the coding sequence TTGCAGCCCGTTCCTATAAAAACCACTGTTGTCGGCTCAATGCCGTTTCCCGGCTGGCTCGAATTTTCCAGCCAGAACCTTTCGCAATTCGGCCCGGCCGATATCAATGAAATGATTGAAGATGCCGTTGTGGCATCCGTTCACGATCAGGTTTCAGCGGGTCTGGACGTTATTACCGATGGCGAACAAACCCGTTTCGACTTTAATCTGTCTTTCTACGGCTATATCAACGGTATTCAGAACAACGAAACCGAACTCCGGCGATTTGGGCCACCTGCCCACGATCAGCGGGGTAAACACAACATCGTGGAGCCGTTGACAGCTCCCAGGGGCCTGGGCGTTGTGGAAGAATATCTTCGCCTAAAACGGCTCGCTCCCGAAGGGCAAGGGCTTAAGGTTTCTATTCCCGGACCTTATACACTCAGCGGCCGCTTGTTGCCGGGGAGTTTGTATAAAGATCGCTGGGAGGTGACCGAAGCCCTTTTGCCATTGGTCAATAAAGAAATTGCCGATCTGGTTGCGTTGGGTGTACCCGAAATTTGCGTTGACGAACCGTCGATGTCGTGTTATGCATACCGCGAAGACACCAAACGGTTTGTGGACATTTTTAACCGGACAGTAGCACCGGGCGTAGGCAAAACGCGCCTGTCCATGCACCTCTGTTTCGGGAATTACAAAGGCCGGTCGGTGGGTAAAAAATCCATTGCCCCCATGTTTCCCGATTTTCTGGACATGACCGTCGATGAGCTTCACTCTGAAATGACGATCCTGAATTTCTCGGAAGTGAACCTGTTAGCGCGTTTTGCCGAAAAGTTCGACGTGGCGGTGGGCGTCATCGATGTAAAGAGCTATTACATCGAAACCCCCGAAGACGTAGCCGAACGCATTCGTAAGTGTCTGCCTTACGTTCCTGCCGAAAAACTGGCCGTTGCCCCCGACTGTGGCTTAAGCCAAACCGCCCGCTGGGCTGCGAAACAAAAATTAGCCAACATGGTGGCAGGAGCGAAAATTGTACGAGGTAATCTCTGA